From the genome of Nakamurella flavida:
CCGCCTGGGCCAGGGCGACGACGGCGGACACCGTCCGGCTCTTCCCGGTGCCGGGACCGCCGGTGAGCAGGCTGACCCCGGCGCCGGCGACCTGGGTCACCGCGCCGGCCTGCACCGCGTCCAGCTCGCCGACCACCCGCTTGACCGCACGGGCACCGGCCAGCGACGTCGCCGTGCGCTGGAGACGCAGCAGCCCCAGGGCGATGTCGTCCTCGGCCGCCGCCAGCACGGACCGGGCCAGCCAGGTGTCCTGCGCGTCCGGCTCGCCGGCCCGGGCCGGATCAGTCACCCGGTCCACGGCCCCGGCGTCCGCGGCGGCGGCCACCGCCGAGGCCGCCTCGACCCCGAACGGTCGGAGCGCCTGGGCGACGAGGTCGGCCGGCGCGGCCGTGTGCCCGTCACGGGCGAAGCGGGCCAATGTCCAGTCGACCAGGGCCTTCCCCCGGCGCGCGTCCTCCCGGGAGACCTCGGGCTGGACGGAGCGGGCGAGCTGGTCGGCCTGGTTCACGGTGGCGTCCGGCAGGGCCAGCAGCCGCCAGGGATCGGTCCGCAGCACGCCGGCGGCGTCGTCGCCCAGGGCCTCGATGAGCCGCCCGGCCCAGCGCACCGGCAGGTCCAACGGGACGAGCAGTTCGGCCACCGCGTAGGTCTGGCCCGCGCTGATCCACGAGGTGTACAGCCGGTCGGCCCGACGATCGGTCACCCGGGGCAGCGTGCGCAGTCGCTGGGCGGTGACGGCGGCGGGGGAGGTGATGCCGGCCTCGGCGAACTGGGCGGCCAGGGCCTGCCCGACACCGGGCCACAGGCCGTTCGCGCAGAACTCGGCGAAGACGGCGGTCTGGTCGGGCACGTCCGGACCCTACCGGCGCACCGGCCCCGTCCCGGGCCGATGGGGACAGCTCAGATCGGAGCGTCGAACGGGTCGCTGACCTCGTCCAGGGCGGCCCGGATCTCCGCGGGCAGGATCAGCTCCTCGGCGGCCAGTGCGGCGGTCAACTGCCCCGCATCCCGGGCACCCAGCACCACCGAGGCGATCCCGGGCCGGTCCCGCGCCCACGCGCAGGCCACCGCGAGCGGCGTGCAGCCCAGCCCCTGGGCGGCGGTCACCGTGGCCTCGACGATCCGCGCCGCCCGCTCGGTGCGGTGCTTGCCGACGTACCGGGCGAAGTGGGCGGAGGCCCCGCGGGAGTCCGGGGGAGTGCCGTGCCGGTACTTCCCGGTCAGCACCCCGCGACCCAGCGGTGCCCAGCCGAGCACGCCCCAGTCGTGCACGGCCGCCGCGGGCAGGATCGCGTCCTCCGCCGACCGTTCCACCAGCGAGTACTCGACCTCCAGGGACACCACGCGGTACCGGCCGGTGCCCAGGTGGGCGGACAGCGTGGCGGCCTGCCAGGCGTTCTGCCCGGAGAGCCCGATGTAGCCGGCGCGACCGGAGTCCACCGCGATCTGCAGGGCGGTGGCCGTCTCCTCGTAGGGGACGCCGGTGTCGAAGCCGTGCACCTGCCAGAGGTCGACGTGATCGGTGCCCAGCCGGACGAGGGTGGCGTCCAGCGCGTCGAGCAGGGCCCGACGGCCGCCGCCGACGCCCACCGTGGTCGTGCCGAGCACGATCGACGAGCGCGGCACCACGACGGGGACGAGCGAGCCGAGCATCTCCTCGGCCTTGCCGTCGCCGTAGACGTTGGACGTGTCGACGAAAGTGCCTCCGGCGGTGACGAACGACTCCAGCTGGGCCGCGGCGGCCTCGGCGTCGGTGTCCCGGCCCCAGGTCATGGTGCCCAGGCCGAGCCGGGAGACCCGCAACCCGCTCCGCCCCACCCGGCGTCCGTCCATGGCCGCCAACCTACGGCCCGGCCCTGCTTCACCCCCGGGGGACTCGCCCGGCTGTACCGTCGGCCCGCGCCCGGACCGGGCTCGACCGGGAACGATCGTGACCGCAGGGAGATGCCACGTGCGACTGGGAGTGGGCATCGGCTACGCCACCACCGCCGCCGAGCTGGCCGACAACCTGGCCCTCGCGCAGGCCGCCGACGAGTTCGGCTACGCCACCGTCTGGGCCGCCGAGGCCTACGGAAGCGACGCGGTCAGCGTGCTCACCGCGGTGGCCGCCCGCACCCGCCGGATCGGCA
Proteins encoded in this window:
- a CDS encoding aldo/keto reductase, with product MDGRRVGRSGLRVSRLGLGTMTWGRDTDAEAAAAQLESFVTAGGTFVDTSNVYGDGKAEEMLGSLVPVVVPRSSIVLGTTTVGVGGGRRALLDALDATLVRLGTDHVDLWQVHGFDTGVPYEETATALQIAVDSGRAGYIGLSGQNAWQAATLSAHLGTGRYRVVSLEVEYSLVERSAEDAILPAAAVHDWGVLGWAPLGRGVLTGKYRHGTPPDSRGASAHFARYVGKHRTERAARIVEATVTAAQGLGCTPLAVACAWARDRPGIASVVLGARDAGQLTAALAAEELILPAEIRAALDEVSDPFDAPI